A genome region from Corvus hawaiiensis isolate bCorHaw1 chromosome 4, bCorHaw1.pri.cur, whole genome shotgun sequence includes the following:
- the CD36 gene encoding platelet glycoprotein 4 isoform X3 produces MGCDTNCGLLTGAIIGAVLAVLGGVLIPVGDNLIGKAVKKEAVIVNGTTAFQNWLVPGSTVYREFWIFHVLNPSEVIDEGAQPKFEQRGPYTYRVRYLPKENVTENENGTISYMLPNIANFEPDMSIGTENDNVTVLNLAVVYNGTSDGPYSVYTGTEDISKTAIIESYKNKRTLSYWPDHCDMVNGTDGASFPPFVKKNQVLRFFSSDICRSIYGVFHSKQVVKGITLYRFIVPREAFASPAEVRDNYCFCTDPVISENCTLAGVLDISACKAKRPVYISLPHFLHASESVLHNVEGLSPDEKEHETYLDIEPVTGFTLRFAKRLQVNLLVQPSTRIDPLKKVKKPYVFPLLWLNESAVIGDEKAEMFRAKISSRLQLLSTLQMVLIIGGSVAFLAFLGSYFIFRSKKLK; encoded by the exons GAAGCTGTCATTGTCAATGGTACCACTGCTTTTCAAAATTGGCTTGTGCCAGGAAGCACAGTTTACagggaattttggattttccaTGTCTTAAATCCTTCAGAGGTTATAGATGAAGGAGCTCAACCAAAATTTGAACAAAGAGGACCTTACACATACAG GGTGCGATATTtacccaaagaaaatgtcaCGGAAAATGAGAATGGCACAATATCCTACATGTTGCCCAACATTGCTAATTTTGAACCTGATATGTCTATTGGGACAGAAAATGACAACGTGACTGTCCTCAACCTCGCTGTTGTa TATAATGGGACAAGTGATGGACCTTACAGTGTCTATACTGGGACAGAAGATATTTCAAAAACAGCAATAATAGaaagctataaaaataaaag GACTCTTTCGTACTGGCCGGATCACTGTGATATGGTTAATGGCACAG ATGGAGCATCCTTCCCACCATTTGTTAAGAAGAATCAGGTACTACGCTTCTTCTCCTCCGATATTTGCAG ATCGATCTACGGAGTTTTCCACAGCAAGCAGGTTGTGAAGGGAATCACACTCTATCGTTTCATAGTTCCTCGTGAAGCATTTGCATCACCAGCTGAAGTCAGAGACAATTATTGCTTCTGTACGGATCCAGTCATATCAGAGAACTGCACATTAGCCGGAGTCCTGGACATCAGTGCCTGCAAAGCAA aAAGACCGGTATATATCTCTCTTCCCCATTTTCTTCATGCAAGTGAATCTGTATTGCATAATGTGGAAGGCCTGAGCCCAGATGAAAAGGAGCATGAGACGTATCTGGACATTGAGCCT GTGACTGGTTTTACACTACGATTTGCAAAAAGGCTGCAAGTAAACCTCCTTGTGCAACCTTCAACAAGAATTGA tcctttaaaaaaagttaaaaaacccTATGTGTTCCCTCTTCTTTGGCTAAATGAG TCTGCTGTTATTGGGgatgagaaagcagaaatgttcAGAGCTAAAATCTCCAGTCGGCTCCAGCTGCTGAGCACGTTGCAGATGGTGTTAATAATCGGAGGCTCTGTGGCGTTCCTGGCGTTCTTGGGGTCCTATTTCATTTTCAGGtcgaagaaattaaaataa
- the CD36 gene encoding platelet glycoprotein 4 isoform X1 — translation MGCDTNCGLLTGAIIGAVLAVLGGVLIPVGDNLIGKAVKKEAVIVNGTTAFQNWLVPGSTVYREFWIFHVLNPSEVIDEGAQPKFEQRGPYTYRVRYLPKENVTENENGTISYMLPNIANFEPDMSIGTENDNVTVLNLAVVAVPAVFPSTFMQSIINTWIKSSKSAILQNRTVKEILWGYTDPFLDSVPFPGVNPVVGVFYPYNGTSDGPYSVYTGTEDISKTAIIESYKNKRTLSYWPDHCDMVNGTDGASFPPFVKKNQVLRFFSSDICRSIYGVFHSKQVVKGITLYRFIVPREAFASPAEVRDNYCFCTDPVISENCTLAGVLDISACKAKRPVYISLPHFLHASESVLHNVEGLSPDEKEHETYLDIEPVTGFTLRFAKRLQVNLLVQPSTRIDPLKKVKKPYVFPLLWLNESAVIGDEKAEMFRAKISSRLQLLSTLQMVLIIGGSVAFLAFLGSYFIFRSKKLK, via the exons GAAGCTGTCATTGTCAATGGTACCACTGCTTTTCAAAATTGGCTTGTGCCAGGAAGCACAGTTTACagggaattttggattttccaTGTCTTAAATCCTTCAGAGGTTATAGATGAAGGAGCTCAACCAAAATTTGAACAAAGAGGACCTTACACATACAG GGTGCGATATTtacccaaagaaaatgtcaCGGAAAATGAGAATGGCACAATATCCTACATGTTGCCCAACATTGCTAATTTTGAACCTGATATGTCTATTGGGACAGAAAATGACAACGTGACTGTCCTCAACCTCGCTGTTGTa GCTGTACCTGCCGTGTTCCCAAGTACTTTTATGCAATCAATAATAAACACTTGGATTAAATCTTCTAAGTCAGCCATACTGCAGAACAGaacagtgaaagaaatactGTGGGGGTACACAGATCCCTTCTTAGACAGTGTCCCCTTCCCTGGTGTGAACCCAGTTGTGGGAGTCTTCTACCCG TATAATGGGACAAGTGATGGACCTTACAGTGTCTATACTGGGACAGAAGATATTTCAAAAACAGCAATAATAGaaagctataaaaataaaag GACTCTTTCGTACTGGCCGGATCACTGTGATATGGTTAATGGCACAG ATGGAGCATCCTTCCCACCATTTGTTAAGAAGAATCAGGTACTACGCTTCTTCTCCTCCGATATTTGCAG ATCGATCTACGGAGTTTTCCACAGCAAGCAGGTTGTGAAGGGAATCACACTCTATCGTTTCATAGTTCCTCGTGAAGCATTTGCATCACCAGCTGAAGTCAGAGACAATTATTGCTTCTGTACGGATCCAGTCATATCAGAGAACTGCACATTAGCCGGAGTCCTGGACATCAGTGCCTGCAAAGCAA aAAGACCGGTATATATCTCTCTTCCCCATTTTCTTCATGCAAGTGAATCTGTATTGCATAATGTGGAAGGCCTGAGCCCAGATGAAAAGGAGCATGAGACGTATCTGGACATTGAGCCT GTGACTGGTTTTACACTACGATTTGCAAAAAGGCTGCAAGTAAACCTCCTTGTGCAACCTTCAACAAGAATTGA tcctttaaaaaaagttaaaaaacccTATGTGTTCCCTCTTCTTTGGCTAAATGAG TCTGCTGTTATTGGGgatgagaaagcagaaatgttcAGAGCTAAAATCTCCAGTCGGCTCCAGCTGCTGAGCACGTTGCAGATGGTGTTAATAATCGGAGGCTCTGTGGCGTTCCTGGCGTTCTTGGGGTCCTATTTCATTTTCAGGtcgaagaaattaaaataa